The [Eubacterium] siraeum genome contains a region encoding:
- a CDS encoding biotin--[acetyl-CoA-carboxylase] ligase: MQISSNIAGCPLLTFDTLPSTNTYLKEHADELPDRTVVTADLQSCGKGRIGNTWLATRDMLPVSMLIKAPDNAHDLTVICAVAVCRAIERLSGIKAGIKWTNDIICSERKVCGILCESTLKSSCNGAIYNNVICGMGLNVNQDADFFEKSGLVNAASLYTLTGNKYDKMLAAEYIVDELTRLIDEDFSTVINEYSQRCVTLGKTVKLVQNNTETTAFAKAIAPDGCLICENENGEFTVNSGLVRVRGVRGEYV, encoded by the coding sequence ATGCAGATAAGCAGTAATATAGCCGGCTGTCCTTTATTGACGTTTGACACCTTACCGTCAACCAACACCTATCTTAAGGAACACGCCGACGAGCTTCCCGACAGAACGGTAGTGACAGCAGACCTGCAAAGCTGCGGTAAGGGCAGAATCGGCAACACATGGCTTGCTACCCGTGATATGCTCCCTGTTTCAATGCTTATAAAGGCACCGGATAACGCACACGATCTTACGGTTATATGTGCGGTAGCGGTTTGCCGTGCGATTGAACGGCTGAGCGGTATCAAAGCAGGCATAAAGTGGACAAACGATATAATCTGCTCTGAACGCAAGGTATGTGGTATTTTATGCGAAAGCACCTTAAAAAGTTCCTGTAACGGAGCAATTTACAACAATGTCATCTGCGGAATGGGGCTGAACGTAAATCAGGATGCGGATTTTTTTGAAAAAAGCGGTCTTGTGAATGCGGCATCCCTTTACACGCTGACGGGCAACAAATACGATAAAATGCTTGCGGCGGAGTATATAGTGGACGAGCTGACACGGCTCATTGACGAGGATTTTTCTACAGTTATAAACGAGTATTCGCAAAGATGCGTAACGCTCGGAAAAACAGTGAAACTGGTGCAGAACAATACAGAAACAACTGCATTTGCTAAGGCTATCGCCCCTGACGGTTGTCTTATCTGCGAGAACGAGAACGGTGAATTTACAGTCAACTCGGGTCTTGTCAGAGTGAGAGGTGTCAGAGGTGAATACGTCTGA
- a CDS encoding hydrolase: MAENLYIPEISGPLRSFMLKVPEEIQQASGIRVMGKLIKSIVFTTDICIIRNVNADAVIAVYPFTPQPIITQAIMSAADIPVFTGVGGGLTQGKRVVNLSMHAEFQGAIGVVVNAPTSNDVVRQVCDTIDIPVVVTVISEHEDIESRLEAGAKIFNVSAAGKTTNVVREIRKRHPDIPIIATGGPTSESILATIEAGANAITWTPPTNGEVFRDIMNAYREGKPHP; this comes from the coding sequence ATGGCAGAAAATTTGTACATACCCGAGATCAGCGGTCCGCTCAGGAGCTTTATGCTGAAGGTTCCTGAGGAAATTCAGCAGGCAAGCGGTATAAGAGTAATGGGCAAGCTGATAAAATCTATAGTATTTACAACAGATATATGTATAATCAGAAATGTAAATGCTGATGCGGTAATAGCGGTTTATCCGTTTACGCCACAGCCGATAATCACGCAGGCAATTATGAGTGCCGCTGATATACCTGTTTTTACCGGTGTCGGCGGAGGACTGACGCAGGGTAAAAGAGTAGTCAATCTCTCGATGCACGCAGAGTTTCAGGGTGCTATCGGTGTTGTAGTGAATGCGCCGACATCGAATGATGTTGTGCGTCAGGTATGCGACACTATTGACATTCCCGTAGTTGTTACGGTTATTTCGGAACACGAGGATATTGAAAGCAGGCTTGAGGCAGGCGCAAAGATATTCAACGTATCCGCCGCAGGCAAGACAACAAATGTGGTAAGAGAAATACGCAAGCGTCACCCCGACATTCCGATAATTGCAACGGGAGGACCTACAAGCGAGTCGATCCTTGCGACTATTGAAGCCGGAGCGAATGCTATCACATGGACGCCGCCCACCAACGGCGAGGTGTTCCGTGATATAATGAATGCCTACAGAGAAGGCAAACCCCACCCCTAA
- a CDS encoding DnaD domain protein — MNYNINLGGWNSIFAVPSDVVDKYIKIASGSNIKVLLYFLRHCGELLNDEIIATALSMNEEDVKDALSFWVQVGLLTMSDGVYSPMQAVHEAARPQEKEPAVSGVSASVTVPSGVTAKDAEFAAVKAAALRSPEFSPAEIADTIKSDDKIDFLFKTCETLYGRPLKHTEQNAIITITEHIGLPAEVVLMMVDYCFSINKSSPAYLKETAMNWMENGITDLASAERQISMLQAKNVAESSVKSMFGLNRALTQKEKDFVNLWFNVWNFDSEMVKLAYEINVNAKGQFAFPYISKILENWHSKGIATAEQVNDENIKRQEQQSSNSSFDVNKIDELLLQDYE, encoded by the coding sequence ATGAATTATAATATAAATCTCGGCGGCTGGAACAGCATTTTTGCTGTACCGTCCGATGTGGTGGATAAATACATAAAGATAGCAAGCGGAAGTAACATCAAGGTGCTTTTGTATTTTTTGAGGCACTGCGGTGAACTTCTCAATGATGAAATTATAGCAACAGCACTTTCTATGAACGAGGAAGATGTCAAGGACGCACTTTCGTTCTGGGTGCAGGTGGGGCTTCTTACAATGAGCGATGGTGTTTACTCTCCTATGCAGGCTGTACATGAAGCCGCAAGACCGCAGGAAAAAGAACCTGCAGTGAGCGGTGTGTCTGCAAGCGTAACAGTGCCGTCGGGCGTTACGGCGAAAGATGCCGAATTTGCCGCAGTCAAGGCGGCAGCACTTCGTTCTCCGGAATTTTCACCTGCCGAAATTGCGGATACGATAAAAAGTGACGATAAGATCGACTTTCTTTTCAAGACCTGCGAAACGCTTTACGGCAGACCGCTGAAACATACGGAGCAGAATGCAATTATCACGATAACGGAGCATATCGGGCTTCCTGCCGAGGTTGTACTTATGATGGTCGATTACTGCTTTTCGATAAACAAATCATCGCCTGCATATCTCAAAGAAACGGCGATGAACTGGATGGAAAACGGCATAACCGACCTTGCCTCTGCTGAAAGACAGATTTCAATGCTGCAAGCGAAAAATGTTGCCGAAAGCTCGGTCAAGTCAATGTTCGGGTTAAACAGGGCACTTACGCAAAAGGAAAAAGACTTCGTGAATCTTTGGTTCAACGTGTGGAATTTCGACTCTGAAATGGTAAAACTTGCCTACGAAATAAATGTCAACGCAAAGGGGCAGTTTGCATTCCCGTATATCAGCAAGATACTTGAAAACTGGCATTCAAAGGGCATAGCTACAGCAGAACAGGTAAATGACGAAAATATCAAGCGACAGGAACAGCAGAGCAGTAACTCTTCATTCGACGTTAATAAAATAGATGAACTGTTGTTACAGGATTACGAATAA